A window from Dunckerocampus dactyliophorus isolate RoL2022-P2 chromosome 15, RoL_Ddac_1.1, whole genome shotgun sequence encodes these proteins:
- the LOC129194771 gene encoding RAS guanyl-releasing protein 2-like isoform X2, translated as MEPLMGEQSATVDELLEGCIQAFDESGTLMHPSTVRMFLMMHPWYIPSTDMAAKLVLKSQEEGCSAEHRTRICHLVKYWISEFPAEFNLNPELAEQIKDFKDLLSTEGNERQSQLIDIESVPSYKWKRQVTQRVPSVSKKRKMSLLFDHLDSCELAEHLTYLEYKSFCKILFQDYHSFVMHGCTVDNPVLERFITLFNSVSQWIQLMVLSKPTATQRASVISHFIRVAQKLLQLQNFNTLMAVVGGLSNSSISRLKDTQAHISAETNKVFNSLIELVTSCGNYSQYRKRFSESSGFRFPILGVHLKDLIAVHVALPDWADKEKTRVNLAKTQQLYAILQELALIQNTPPNIDANTDLLNLLTVSLDQYHTEEEIYQMSLQREPRKQANSSSTPAPDPKPSMIDEWAVSVKPNADPMVIKKHIEKMVESVFKNFDTDGDGHISRDEFEDIRNNFPYLSKFGELDKNQDGKISQEEMIDYFTRASSLLNCKMGFIHTFSEATYVKPTFCEHCAGFIWGFYKQGYKCKACGVNCHKACRSRLAVECRKRTKSISHETPPALQARSYSFPPPANPPPNLQNTVIAEEDIEAVEGGVFDIHL; from the exons ATGGAGCCCCTAATGGGAGAGCAGTCAGCCACGGTGGACGAGCTGTTGGAGGGCTGCATCCAAGCCTTTG ACGAGAGCGGCACTTTGATGCACCCTTCGACAGTCCGCATGTTCCTCATGATGCACCCGTGGTACATTCCTTCCACGGACATGGCTGCCAAGCTGGTGCTCAA ATCTCAAGAAGAGGGCTGCTCAGCGGAGCATCGAACCAGAATATGCCACCTTGTCAA GTATTGGATCTCTGAGTTTCCTGCAGAGTTCAATCTGAACCCGGAGCTGGCCGAGCAGATAAAAGACTTTAAAGACCTCCTGAGCACGGAGGGCAACGAGCGCCAGAGTCAGCTCATTGACATTGAGAGCGT GCCGTCGTACAAATGGAAGCGTCAAGTGACTCAGCGTGTCCCCTCCGTGTCCAAAAAGAGGAAAATGTCCCTGCTCTTTGACCACCTTGACTCCTGTGAACTGGCTGAGCACCTGACCTACTTGGAGTACAAATCCTTCTGCAAGATTTTG TTTCAGGACTATCACAGCTTTGTGATGCACGGCTGCACGGTGGACAACCCTGTGCTGGAGCGCTTCATCACGCTTTTCAACAGCGTTTCGCAGTGGATCCAGCTCATGGTGCTCAGCAAGCCCACGGCGACCCAGAGAGCCTCCGTCATCTCACACTTCATCAGAGTGGCACAG aagctgctgCAGCTGCAGAACTTCAACACGCTAATGGCGGTGGTAGGCGGCCTCAGCAACAGCTCCATCTCACGCCTCAAAGACACGCAGGCCCACATCAGCGCTGAAACCAACAAG GTTTTTAACAGCCTCATCGAGCTGGTGACATCATGCGGCAACTACAGCCAGTACCGCAAGCGCTTCTCTGAGAGCTCCGGCTTCCGCTTCCCCATCCTGGGTGTGCACCTGAAGGACCTGATCGCCGTCCACGTGGCTCTGCCAGACTGGGCCGACAAGGAGAAGACGCGGGTAAACCTGGCCAAGACCCAGCAGCTGTACGCTATCCTGCAGGAGCTGGCGCTGATCCAGAACACGCCGCCCAACATTGACGCCAACACAGACCTGCTGAACCTGCTGACA GTGTCTCTGGACCAGTATCACACAGAGGAGGAGATCTACCAgatgtctttgcagagagaacCTCGCAAGCAAGCG AACTCTAGCTCCACCCCAGCTCCGGACCCCAAGCCCAGCATGATCGATGAGTGGGCTGTGTCGGTAAAGCCTAACGCTGACCCAATGGTCATCAAGAAGCACATAGAGAAGATGGTGGAG TCCGTCTTCAAGAACTTTGACACAGACGGTGACGGCCACATCTCCAGAGACGAGTTTGAGGACATCAGGAACAACTTCCCCTACCTCAGCAAGTTTGGAGAACTGGACAAGAACCA AGATGGCAAAATCAGCCAAGAGGAGATGATCGACTACTTCACAAGGGCCAGCTCGCTGCTCAACTGCAAGATGGGCTTCATCCACACCTTCAGCGAGGCCACCTACGTCAAGCCCACCTTCTGTGAGCACTGCGCTGGCTTT ATATGGGGCTTCTACAAGCAGGgctacaagtgtaaag CCTGCGGGGTCAACTGCCACAAGGCCTGCCGAAGCCGTCTGGCTGTGGAGTGCCGGAAGAGAACCAAGAGCATCAGCCACGAGACGCCGCCGGCCCTTCAGGCCAGATCCTACAGCTTCCCGCCTCCTGCCAACCCTCCACCCAATCTCCAGAACACTG TAATCGCTGAAGAGGACATAGAGGCAGTGGAAGGAGGAGTGTTTGACATTCACCTATAA
- the LOC129194771 gene encoding RAS guanyl-releasing protein 2-like isoform X1 → MEPLMGEQSATVDELLEGCIQAFDESGTLMHPSTVRMFLMMHPWYIPSTDMAAKLVLKSQEEGCSAEHRTRICHLVKYWISEFPAEFNLNPELAEQIKDFKDLLSTEGNERQSQLIDIESVPSYKWKRQVTQRVPSVSKKRKMSLLFDHLDSCELAEHLTYLEYKSFCKILFQDYHSFVMHGCTVDNPVLERFITLFNSVSQWIQLMVLSKPTATQRASVISHFIRVAQKLLQLQNFNTLMAVVGGLSNSSISRLKDTQAHISAETNKVFNSLIELVTSCGNYSQYRKRFSESSGFRFPILGVHLKDLIAVHVALPDWADKEKTRVNLAKTQQLYAILQELALIQNTPPNIDANTDLLNLLTVSLDQYHTEEEIYQMSLQREPRKQAQNSSSTPAPDPKPSMIDEWAVSVKPNADPMVIKKHIEKMVESVFKNFDTDGDGHISRDEFEDIRNNFPYLSKFGELDKNQDGKISQEEMIDYFTRASSLLNCKMGFIHTFSEATYVKPTFCEHCAGFIWGFYKQGYKCKACGVNCHKACRSRLAVECRKRTKSISHETPPALQARSYSFPPPANPPPNLQNTVIAEEDIEAVEGGVFDIHL, encoded by the exons ATGGAGCCCCTAATGGGAGAGCAGTCAGCCACGGTGGACGAGCTGTTGGAGGGCTGCATCCAAGCCTTTG ACGAGAGCGGCACTTTGATGCACCCTTCGACAGTCCGCATGTTCCTCATGATGCACCCGTGGTACATTCCTTCCACGGACATGGCTGCCAAGCTGGTGCTCAA ATCTCAAGAAGAGGGCTGCTCAGCGGAGCATCGAACCAGAATATGCCACCTTGTCAA GTATTGGATCTCTGAGTTTCCTGCAGAGTTCAATCTGAACCCGGAGCTGGCCGAGCAGATAAAAGACTTTAAAGACCTCCTGAGCACGGAGGGCAACGAGCGCCAGAGTCAGCTCATTGACATTGAGAGCGT GCCGTCGTACAAATGGAAGCGTCAAGTGACTCAGCGTGTCCCCTCCGTGTCCAAAAAGAGGAAAATGTCCCTGCTCTTTGACCACCTTGACTCCTGTGAACTGGCTGAGCACCTGACCTACTTGGAGTACAAATCCTTCTGCAAGATTTTG TTTCAGGACTATCACAGCTTTGTGATGCACGGCTGCACGGTGGACAACCCTGTGCTGGAGCGCTTCATCACGCTTTTCAACAGCGTTTCGCAGTGGATCCAGCTCATGGTGCTCAGCAAGCCCACGGCGACCCAGAGAGCCTCCGTCATCTCACACTTCATCAGAGTGGCACAG aagctgctgCAGCTGCAGAACTTCAACACGCTAATGGCGGTGGTAGGCGGCCTCAGCAACAGCTCCATCTCACGCCTCAAAGACACGCAGGCCCACATCAGCGCTGAAACCAACAAG GTTTTTAACAGCCTCATCGAGCTGGTGACATCATGCGGCAACTACAGCCAGTACCGCAAGCGCTTCTCTGAGAGCTCCGGCTTCCGCTTCCCCATCCTGGGTGTGCACCTGAAGGACCTGATCGCCGTCCACGTGGCTCTGCCAGACTGGGCCGACAAGGAGAAGACGCGGGTAAACCTGGCCAAGACCCAGCAGCTGTACGCTATCCTGCAGGAGCTGGCGCTGATCCAGAACACGCCGCCCAACATTGACGCCAACACAGACCTGCTGAACCTGCTGACA GTGTCTCTGGACCAGTATCACACAGAGGAGGAGATCTACCAgatgtctttgcagagagaacCTCGCAAGCAAGCG CAGAACTCTAGCTCCACCCCAGCTCCGGACCCCAAGCCCAGCATGATCGATGAGTGGGCTGTGTCGGTAAAGCCTAACGCTGACCCAATGGTCATCAAGAAGCACATAGAGAAGATGGTGGAG TCCGTCTTCAAGAACTTTGACACAGACGGTGACGGCCACATCTCCAGAGACGAGTTTGAGGACATCAGGAACAACTTCCCCTACCTCAGCAAGTTTGGAGAACTGGACAAGAACCA AGATGGCAAAATCAGCCAAGAGGAGATGATCGACTACTTCACAAGGGCCAGCTCGCTGCTCAACTGCAAGATGGGCTTCATCCACACCTTCAGCGAGGCCACCTACGTCAAGCCCACCTTCTGTGAGCACTGCGCTGGCTTT ATATGGGGCTTCTACAAGCAGGgctacaagtgtaaag CCTGCGGGGTCAACTGCCACAAGGCCTGCCGAAGCCGTCTGGCTGTGGAGTGCCGGAAGAGAACCAAGAGCATCAGCCACGAGACGCCGCCGGCCCTTCAGGCCAGATCCTACAGCTTCCCGCCTCCTGCCAACCCTCCACCCAATCTCCAGAACACTG TAATCGCTGAAGAGGACATAGAGGCAGTGGAAGGAGGAGTGTTTGACATTCACCTATAA